In a single window of the Penaeus monodon isolate SGIC_2016 chromosome 3, NSTDA_Pmon_1, whole genome shotgun sequence genome:
- the LOC119596490 gene encoding uncharacterized protein LOC119596490, producing the protein MVKYEEETYSFRLSQIDDSIYSDTGTVSSTYKQRIDSLFRDKRRQPKAIPVSASANPVQEELERMFGGRDQRQRAFMDVRATVQAQIERLFADATSEPSGVSTSSRAMAPRTPPAPRAPEPPPPPPPLAFQAALPRRPLPAAPSPAPSLPAGERDGRARSGGVSPVESRGVAAPRPLLSAMKYRVDYLGALQLSEKATSLDVLQIPLKDLYYKYRQSISRGKLPVPGTLQITEGGLKVTHGNSDSSDNYFEFTNPFPTIAVWAAVKLVIRKELIDHGQVGYTYAFLPLICDPEAQDKYNLYHPLNVSDPSVMAVAHQHPPMFACVMRKAGVPKVLECHGFVCESAEDAIVIAANLYQALLENMRSEAPSEASSDPRDDDRHVMSDSEMVPVRPPRKKRTHRSDSPGFGSGLRRANSEDILQTHIVLDETRASRRLKRSVSDRQPGGFLIDPGDVYTRVALPRSKSFMNVTNKYNFQDLLDDVKQKTGLNSVDEVLKQVINPKGMSFSEMDPDHREILLKLALTLSKDEIYQRSKNIMKKQRGRSTSLMSLMDSDSDGSTISSVLKATKRSFSRLGSRASSLQSSYLKDKSPLRKLVNNKSRYSFERSGRDSGSAKRPENKENELTHLLEGGARKVAPKTPMPKRNPSRQNEGYVSCSECGYDSECSSKCYCSLPRRPPSTKPAGDHVHKGHDSPCDCDTESCAESEKCYCSLKRVKKNGLKMYEINLDSETDTNTDATGHTAASYKKGFGSHSNLSELESHATSWKRNTGGSSSSATRHKSSSSYLTEHSKSRSAGTVFSMHPEVMRKKSISSNLSSDSEMSVVHRSSGGSGYHSQNSGDRRLPLHQRTQSTESLLITPRLRRHPSGSLGSGGSRGSGGSSQGSGSAAGSQRSRGSASSQQKILLVSAVDPSGKVVYRGASQRQQREGSDTASILSMKKTAEIAALFSELKLNQTTDLIDHLNQSASESEDDAYSSMQANNSFLFSDNIENSLGYLP; encoded by the coding sequence ATGGTGAAGTACGAGGAGGAGACCTACAGCTTCCGCCTTTCACAGATAGATGACTCTATCTACTCTGACACGGGCACCGTGTCCTCTACCTACAAGCAGCGCATCGATTCCCTGTTCCGTGACAAGCGTCGGCAGCCCAAGGCGATCCCCGTCAGCGCCTCCGCCAACCCCGTGCAGGAGGAGCTGGAGCGCATGTTCGGCGGGCGGGACCAGCGCCAGCGGGCCTTCATGGATGTGCGTGCCACTGTGCAAGCGCAGATCGAGAGGCTCTTCGCCGACGCCACGAGCGAACCGAGCGGCGTGAGCACGAGCAGCCGTGCCATggccccccgcaccccccctgccccccgcgCCCCCGAGCCTCCGCCTCCCCCGCCGCCGCTCGCGTTCCAGGCCGCCCTGCCGCGGCGCCCCCTGCCCGCCGCCCCCTCCCCGGCCCCCAGCCTCCCCGCTGGCGAGCGCGACGGCCGCGCGAGGAGCGGCGGCGTCAGTCCAGTGGAATCACGCGGCGTGGCGGCACCGCGGCCTCTGCTTTCCGCTATGAAGTACCGCGTGGATTACCTGGGAGCTCTCCAGCTTTCGGAAAAAGCCACGAGCCTGGATGTGCTCCAAATACCACTTAAGGATTTGTATTATAAGTACAGACAGAGTATTTCTCGTGGAAAACTTCCTGTGCCTGGAACTCTACAGATAACCGAAGGTGGGCTGAAGGTAACTCACGGAAATTCGGACTCGTCGGACAACTATTTTGAGTTTACGAATCCATTCCCAACCATCGCCGTTTGGGCCGCCGTCAAGCTCGTCATACGTAAGGAACTGATCGACCATGGCCAGGTGGGGTACACGTACGCATTCCTTCCTCTCATCTGCGATCCCGAGGCCCAAGATAAATACAATCTGTATCACCCGCTCAATGTGTCTGACCCGTCCGTCATGGCCGTGGCACACCAGCACCCGCCCATGTTTGCTTGTGTCATGAGAAAAGCCGGCGTCCCGAAGGTGCTCGAGTGCCATGGCTTTGTGTGCGAGTCTGCCGAGGACGCAATCGTGATCGCGGCGAACCTCTATCAGGCATTGCTGGAGAACATGCGTAGCGAGGCGCCCAGCGAGGCCTCCAGCGATCCTCGGGACGATGACAGGCACGTCATGAGTGACAGCGAGATGGTGCCCGTACGACCCCCTAGGAAGAAGCGCACGCACAGAAGTGACTCGCCAGGCTTTGGCAGTGGCCTTCGTCGGGCAAACAGTGAAGACATTCTGCAGACGCACATCGTCCTCGACGAAACGCGTGCCAGCAGGCGCCTCAAGCGCTCCGTCAGTGACCGACAGCCAGGTGGGTTCTTGATTGATCCGGGTGATGTGTACACGAGGGTTGCCTTACCGCGGTCGAAGTCTTTCATGAACGTCACAAACAAATATAACTTCCAGGACCTTCTGGATGACGTCAAACAAAAGACAGGTTTGAACAGCGTAGACGAAGTGCTCAAACAAGTCATTAATCCGAAGGGCATGTCCTTCAGCGAGATGGACCCTGACCACCGAGAGATCCTTCTCAAGCTTGCCTTAACGCTGTCCAAGGACGAGATTTACCAGCGATCCAAGAACATCATGAAGAAGCAGAGAGGCCGTAGCACGTCCCTCATGAGCCTCATGGACTCGGACAGCGACGGCTCCACGATATCCTCCGTCCTGAAGGCCACGAAGCGGTCCTTCTCTCGCCTTGGCTCGCGCGCCTCCAGCCTCCAATCTTCTTACCTGAAGGACAAATCGCCGCTTCGGAAGTTAGTCAACAACAAGAGCCGATACTCCTTCGAGAGGAGCGGGCGGGACAGCGGCTCGGCGAAGCGCCCAGAGAACAAGGAGAATGAGCTCACGCATCTGCTAGAAGGGGGAGCCAGGAAGGTGGCGCCAAAGACCCCGATGCCAAAGCGCAATCCGTCGCGCCAGAACGAGGGGTACGTTTCGTGCAGTGAGTGTGGGTATGACAGCGAGTGCTCCAGCAAGTGCTACTGCTCCTTGCCTCGGCGCCCTCCGTCCACGAAGCCCGCCGGGGACCACGTCCACAAGGGCCACGACTCGCCTTGTGATTGTGATACAGAGAGTTGTGCTGAGAGTGAAAAATGTTACTGTTCCTTGAAACGCGTGAAAAAGAATGGTCTGAAGATGTATGAGATCAATCTCGACTCGGAAACAGACACCAACACGGACGCGACGGGACACACCGCCGCCTCCTACAAGAAGGGCTTCGGCTCGCACTCCAACCTAAGCGAGCTGGAGTCACACGCGACGTCGTGGAAGCGCAACACGGGGGGATCCTCCAGCAGCGCCACGAGGCATAAAAGCTCGTCCTCGTACCTGACGGAGCACAGTAAGAGCCGCTCTGCGGGGACCGTCTTCTCCATGCACCCAGAAGTCATGAGGAAGAAGAGCATATCTTCCAATCTGTCTTCGGACTCTGAAATGTCGGTCGTGCATCGGTCGTCGGGCGGCTCTGGATACCACAGCCAGAACAGCGGCGACCGCCGTCTACCGCTCCATCAGAGGACCCAAAGCACGGAGTCGCTGCTCATAACGCCTCGCCTGCGCCGCCACCCGTCCGGCTCCCTGGGCTCTGGGGGGTCCCGCGGCTCCGGGGGGTCGTCCCAGGGCAGTGGCAGTGCCGCCGGGTCACAGCGCTCGCGCGGCTCTGCAAGCTCGCAGCAGAAGATCCTGCTGGTGTCAGCCGTGGATCCCTCTGGGAAGGTGGTGTATCGTGGGGCATCGCAGCGGCAGCAGCGCGAGGGGAGCGACACGGCCTCAATCCTCTCCATGAAGAAGACGGCTGAGATCGCTGCCCTGTTCTCCGAGCTCAAGCTGAACCAAACCACCGATCTCATCGACCATCTAAACCAGTCGGCGTCGGAGTCCGAGGACGACGCCTACTCCTCCATGCAAGCCAAcaactccttcctcttttccgaCAACATTGAAAACTCTCTCGGATACCTGCCGTGA